aaaacttggcTTTGTTGTTCTTTGTTCTCTTTCTTATTTTTGCTGCGTTTTCTCCGAggttttatgaaaaatatgaaaaaattacAAGCTCTATTCACCCCCTAGACATGACATGCGTGCGCACACACGCagctctagcactttcgatccaataCTATGGCGTCCTCTTCAtttgttttataatttaaatGTTATTTAAACCCAATTTTCACTTTTAATTAAGCAAAATTAACAAGCAGATAATGATCTTATTGTAACAACTACTTATTAGGTGTCATACGTTAGAGCAATTACCTGCTAGCTGCTCCACAATAGATCCTattcaaataatatttattttatctatAGTGGATCAAATGGAGTCCTCCCAGTTTGTTTTATAAtttcaaatattattttaattaagtcatCACTCTCGattaaataaaattaacataAGACAATGATATTATTTTAACAACTAGCAACTAATTGCTAtaaattgtagtagctacttgctAACAGCTTCTAGATAATTTCCCTAAGTGGGACATCATTTGATAAATTTTACAAAAGAGACGTCTATATTACGATTTGTTAAGAGTGGAACGTGTCCCCGAGGTTTTAGTACCGTGATAGGACATCCAGATTGTCATCCAGGTATTCGTGGTTTGATCAAGGATGTTAGACTTCTGAACTGGCCATCACGCGCGTttctcgatttatcctggtggtcGATGAAAAACTTCCATTGGATCAAACCGGTTACTTTAAAAATAATCAATGAAACTACCTAACTTGTAAAATGCCTCCTTCCTAACTTGTAAAATGCCTCCTTAGTGGCCGCCTCGTGGAACTCTGAGGCCGCAAGGAACTGCTGCGAGAGGATCAAGCGAGGATATGGCCTAACTACATAAGGAAAGAAAGTTTAGTCCATCTAATTTTAAGTggataaaaaaatactaaaaaataatCTACTGACGGTTCGTTCAATATTTTACAATGGATAATATACTGGCAATGAAAGCTCAAAAACATTCTGTTTTAATCTCAATTTTTCAATTGACTGTTTTGTAATTTGCATTTAGTTATTGAATAAAAACGGACCCTGGCTCATCTGGAAACCATTGCTAGTCTCAACCCCTGAAACAGCATCAAATACAGTTTCTCCATGATTGAAATGTGATCTAAACTCTCCAACCCCGAATTCACGGATCAAATCTTCGTCAGAAGGCATATAACTAGCTTGCAACAGCTCCAACCAGCTCACATCTGTACTTGACATGGAGCAGGCCCAGTGGCTGCTCATCCCTTCATCAGCTTGCATTGGATTTTGACCTTCAGGATGCTCCATTGAAATCCAATCCGTAAATAGTATTTTAGGAAATGAAAGTTGTTGGCTCCTCCCTCCCTTCGCCGCACTTTCCTCGACTCCTCTCTCCGGCTGAGTTGGTTCCATAGTGGATGGTTCCATGGATTCTAGACATGCTGAAAATGAGAATTGGCTAGTGCATTGTGGCAATTTTGAAGATGAGAAAGGAGATTTCAATGATTCCCCTCCCTTCATAATTTTGTTTCTGAGATTGGAGTTCCAATAGTTCTTCACTTCGTTGTCGGTTCTTCCTGGTAGATGTTTAGCTATCAGAGACCACCTGCGGATCATTCGAGAGTTCAGTTCATTCAAAAGATTTTAATGGAGGCCTCTTTGGTTTCTGACACCTTCTGCTTACTTGTTTCCCAACAGAGATTGGAGTTTCACAATCGTTTCCACCTCCTGAGAAGAAAAGGTGTCATGGTTCAACCCTGGCCTCAAGTAATTGAGCCACCTCAATCTGCAGCTCTTCCCATTTCTCTGCAAACCTAAGAAACAAAATGGAAACTTAATTCTCTCAGCCACCTGAATGTAAAAGAAAGCTGAAAATTACCAGCTTTGGCAGGGATGGAGCTCCAGCTTCCGAGGCCATGCTTACTGATGCAGCTCTTCAGCTTCTCATCCTCTTCTGGTGACCACAAGCCCTTCCTACAATTATTAACCTT
This window of the Zingiber officinale cultivar Zhangliang chromosome 3B, Zo_v1.1, whole genome shotgun sequence genome carries:
- the LOC122054877 gene encoding transcription factor LAF1-like — translated: MPMNCRKCEKKSKVNNCRKGLWSPEEDEKLKSCISKHGLGSWSSIPAKAGLQRNGKSCRLRWLNYLRPGLNHDTFSSQEVETIVKLQSLLGNKWSLIAKHLPGRTDNEVKNYWNSNLRNKIMKGGESLKSPFSSSKLPQCTSQFSFSACLESMEPSTMEPTQPERGVEESAAKGGRSQQLSFPKILFTDWISMEHPEGQNPMQADEGMSSHWACSMSSTDVSWLELLQASYMPSDEDLIREFGVGEFRSHFNHGETVFDAVSGVETSNGFQMSQVRPYPRLILSQQFLAASEFHEAATKEAFYKLGRRHFTS